The Xanthomonas sp. DAR 80977 nucleotide sequence TACAGCCACCTGCTGGCCGGCGCCTCGTGGATGGCCGAGTACGGCAACCCGGACACCGACGACTGGAAATACATCCAGTCCTTCTCCCCGTACCACCTGTTCGACCCGAAGAAGACCTATCCGCCGGTGATCTTCCTGACCTCCACCCGCGACGACCGCGTGCACCCGGGCCACGCGCGCAAGATGGCGGCGAAGATGATCGACGCCGGCAAGGACGTGAGCTACTACGAGAACACCGAAGGCGGCCACGGCGGCGCGGCCAACAACGCGCAGGCCGCGCACATGCAGGCGCTGGCGTATGGCTTCCTGTGGGAACGGCTGAAGGATTGAAGGCCCGGTAGCGGCCAGTCGCAGCGGATGCCCGTGCGCTCTGGTGCGGGCGTTTGCAGGTCTGGCAGGGCGGGGTAACCCCAGGGCCGGAGCAACTGCAAAGGCCGGAGCAACTGCAAAGGCCGGAGCAACTGCAAAGGCCGGAGCAACTGCAAAGGCCGGAGCAACTGCAAAGGCTTTCGCGCCCTTGGCGCGAGTTACTTTTGTCTTGGCAAAAGTAACCAAAACCGCTGTCGCCGACGCGAGCCGATGCGATAAAGCCGCATCGGTTCCCTGCGCTCCTCGGCGCAAGCGGCATTTATCCCTTTTTCGGGACGGCGCCCAAACTCGCTTCGCTCAAACAAGGGCGCCTCTTCGGCCGCTTGCGCCTGCGGTGCTCGGCTCGCTTTAAGGCGAAGACAATCAAAAGCCAAAGCCAAAGCCAAAGAAAGCCATGGCAGCGTTGGTCACGCGATGTGGCCGCTGGCGATCTTGGGCTTGGTTTCGGTCTGCAAGGTCATTGCGATCGGCAGCGCCTGAAGGCGCTTACGGTTGGGCGTGGCGATCCCAGCGCGCCAGCCCGCGCGCGATCCGCGCCACCGCTTCCTGCAGCCGCGGCAGGCTCTGCGTGTAGGCGATGCGCACGTGCTGGCGCGCGCGGTGCTGGCCGAAATCCACGCCGGGGGTGAACGCCACGTGCTCGGTTTCCAGGAAGTGCGCGCAGAACGCCTGCGCGTCGTCGGTGAACGCGCTCACGTCGGCGTACAGGTAGAACGCGCCTTGCGGCTCGACTTCGATGCGCAGGCCGAGCGCGCGCAGCGCCGGCAGCAGGTAGTCGCGGCGCTGGCCGAATTCGGCGCGGCGCGCTTCCAGGATCTGCAGGGTTTCCGGCAGGAAACAGGCCAGCGCCGCATGCTGGGCGATGCTGGAGGCGCTGATGTACAGGTTCTGCGCCAGCTTCTCCAGCGACGCCACCGCCGCGCGCGGCGCCACCAGCCAGCCCAGGCGCCAGCCGGTCATGCCGAAATACTTGGAGAAGCTGTTGAGCACGTAGGCGTCGTCGTCGACCTCGAGCACGCTGGGCGCGTCGATGCCGTAGCTGAGGCCGTGGTAGATCTCGTCGACCACCAGGTGGCCGCCGCGCGCGCGCAGCGCCTGCGCCAGCGCGGCCAGTTCGGCGCGGTCGAGCAGGGTGCCGGTCGGGTTGGCCGGCGAGGCCACCAGCGCGCCGACGCTGTCGGCGTTCCAGTGCGCGTCCAACAGGGCCGGGGTCAGCTGGTAGCGGCTGTCCGGGCCGACCGGCACCAGCTGCGCGCCGCCTTCGACCAGGCGCAGGAAGTGGCGGTTGCACGGATAGCCGGGGTCGGCCAGCAGCCAGCGCTTGCCCGGATCGACCAGTAGCGCGCTGGCCAGCAGCAGCGCACCGGAACCGCCGGGGGTGATCAGGATCCGCGCCGGGTCCAGGTCCACGTCGTGGCGCTGCCGGTAGAAGCCGGCCAAGGCCTCGCGCAGCGCCGGCAGCCCGCGCGCGGCGGTGTAGCGGGTATGCCCGGCCGCCAATGCGGCCTGGCCGGCGGCGACGATCGGCGCGGCGGTGGTGAAGTCCGGCTCGCCGATCTCCAGGTGGATCACGTCGTGGCCGGCCTGTTGCAGCTCGTTGGCGCGGGCCAGCAGCGCCATCACA carries:
- a CDS encoding pyridoxal phosphate-dependent aminotransferase, giving the protein MNPLPLQSPAAPHAQPAYSQRSRDIEPFHVMALLARANELQQAGHDVIHLEIGEPDFTTAAPIVAAGQAALAAGHTRYTAARGLPALREALAGFYRQRHDVDLDPARILITPGGSGALLLASALLVDPGKRWLLADPGYPCNRHFLRLVEGGAQLVPVGPDSRYQLTPALLDAHWNADSVGALVASPANPTGTLLDRAELAALAQALRARGGHLVVDEIYHGLSYGIDAPSVLEVDDDAYVLNSFSKYFGMTGWRLGWLVAPRAAVASLEKLAQNLYISASSIAQHAALACFLPETLQILEARRAEFGQRRDYLLPALRALGLRIEVEPQGAFYLYADVSAFTDDAQAFCAHFLETEHVAFTPGVDFGQHRARQHVRIAYTQSLPRLQEAVARIARGLARWDRHAQP